Proteins co-encoded in one Deltaproteobacteria bacterium genomic window:
- a CDS encoding ATP-grasp domain-containing protein: MPAPIRKVLVANRGEIARRVLRTVRAMGLASVAVYSDADAGAPHVAEADEAVRIGPAPSRESYLAIDRILEAARATGADAIHPGYGFLSENAEFAARVAEAGRVFVGPPVEAIRRMGSKIAAKEIMAAAGVPVVPGASLAELPLKESLAAARGIGFPILIKASAGGGGKGMRIVREEAAFTDAIATARREAENAFGDGTLLIERYFDAPRHVEIQIFGDPHGNVVHLGERECSIQRRYQKIIEEAPSPAVDTELRTRMGEAAVAAARAIGYVGAGTVEFILDQEGAFYFLEVNTRLQVEHPVTEAVTGLDLVRWQILVAAGAPLPLVQADVGLRGHAIEARLYAEDPAGDFLPATGAVALWQPLDLPGVRYDSGVESGSEVGVHYDPLLAKIIAHAPTRAEATRLLRRALAGLGVGPITTNRDFLLAVLDHEAFGVGALHTHFIEQHLPPAARRTPRTPAHDRIHAIAAALWEHARRRRAGGPLPESLPSGWRNSRWRAQDAAYLVGGEPVEVRYVAEPGDRFVLEGDPPASALVHAVDGRGIAVEIDGVRRRFAVVACDDALVVHGPLGTAALVPVPRFPPAEREDLAGGCLAPMTGIIREVRVSEGDEVEKGTVLLVLEAMKMEHQMIARDVGVVKQVRVEVGQMVDPDEVLVVVEPRES; the protein is encoded by the coding sequence ATGCCGGCACCCATTCGCAAGGTCCTGGTCGCGAATCGCGGCGAGATCGCGCGGCGCGTCCTGCGCACCGTGCGCGCGATGGGTCTCGCGAGCGTCGCGGTCTACTCCGACGCCGACGCGGGGGCGCCGCACGTCGCCGAAGCCGACGAGGCCGTGCGCATCGGACCGGCGCCGAGCCGCGAGTCGTATCTGGCGATCGACCGCATCCTCGAGGCGGCGCGCGCGACGGGCGCCGACGCCATCCACCCCGGCTACGGGTTCCTCTCGGAGAATGCCGAGTTCGCGGCGCGGGTGGCCGAGGCCGGGCGGGTGTTCGTCGGCCCCCCCGTCGAGGCGATCCGCCGCATGGGCAGCAAGATCGCGGCGAAGGAGATCATGGCCGCCGCCGGGGTTCCGGTGGTTCCCGGAGCATCGCTCGCCGAACTCCCTCTCAAGGAGAGCCTCGCCGCCGCGCGTGGCATCGGATTCCCGATTCTGATCAAGGCGTCCGCGGGCGGCGGCGGGAAGGGCATGCGGATCGTCCGCGAGGAAGCGGCTTTCACCGACGCGATCGCCACCGCCCGCCGCGAGGCCGAGAACGCCTTCGGCGACGGCACGCTGCTGATCGAGCGCTACTTCGACGCGCCCCGCCACGTCGAGATCCAGATCTTCGGCGACCCGCACGGCAACGTCGTCCATCTCGGCGAGCGCGAGTGCTCGATCCAACGCCGCTATCAGAAGATCATCGAGGAGGCGCCGTCGCCCGCGGTGGATACCGAGCTCCGCACCCGCATGGGAGAGGCCGCGGTCGCCGCCGCGCGCGCGATCGGCTACGTCGGCGCGGGTACGGTCGAGTTCATCCTCGACCAGGAGGGCGCGTTCTACTTCCTCGAGGTCAACACGCGGCTCCAGGTGGAGCACCCGGTCACCGAGGCCGTCACGGGCCTCGACCTGGTGCGCTGGCAGATCCTGGTCGCGGCGGGCGCCCCGTTGCCGTTGGTGCAAGCGGACGTCGGGCTGCGCGGTCATGCCATCGAGGCCCGTCTCTACGCCGAGGATCCCGCGGGCGACTTCCTCCCGGCGACCGGCGCCGTCGCGCTCTGGCAGCCGCTCGACCTCCCCGGCGTACGCTACGACAGCGGCGTCGAGTCGGGGAGCGAGGTCGGCGTCCACTACGATCCGCTGCTCGCGAAGATCATCGCCCACGCGCCGACCCGCGCTGAGGCAACCCGCCTCCTGCGGCGGGCGCTCGCCGGGCTCGGCGTCGGGCCGATCACCACCAACCGCGATTTCCTCCTCGCCGTGCTCGACCACGAGGCGTTCGGAGTCGGGGCGCTGCACACGCATTTCATCGAGCAACACCTCCCGCCCGCGGCGCGGCGTACGCCGCGGACGCCGGCGCACGATCGGATCCACGCGATCGCGGCGGCGCTCTGGGAGCACGCCCGCCGGCGGCGTGCGGGAGGGCCGCTGCCGGAGAGCCTGCCGTCCGGATGGCGCAACAGCCGCTGGCGCGCGCAGGACGCCGCCTACCTCGTCGGCGGCGAGCCGGTGGAAGTCCGGTACGTCGCGGAGCCCGGCGACCGCTTCGTGCTCGAGGGCGATCCGCCCGCGAGCGCGTTGGTACACGCGGTCGACGGGCGCGGCATCGCGGTCGAGATCGACGGCGTCCGGCGCCGGTTCGCGGTGGTCGCCTGCGATGACGCGCTCGTGGTCCACGGTCCCCTCGGCACTGCGGCGCTCGTCCCGGTTCCGCGCTTCCCGCCGGCCGAGCGCGAGGACCTCGCCGGCGGTTGTCTCGCGCCGATGACGGGCATCATCCGCGAGGTGAGGGTGAGCGAAGGCGACGAGGTGGAAAAGGGGACCGTGCTCCTGGTCCTCGAAGCCATGAAGATGGAGCACCAGATGATCGCCCGCGATGTCGGCGTCGTGAAGCAGGTGCGCGTCGAGGTGGGCCAGATGGTCGATCCGGACGAGGTGCTCGTCGTCGTGGAGCCCCGCGAGTCGTAG
- a CDS encoding enoyl-CoA hydratase/isomerase family protein, with protein sequence MTRYELREGAAWIVLDSPENRNALSAPLVAEVGAHLQTAFADPAARAIVLTGTGSAFCAGADLKNRGDAVAPGSGATNPFVGILRAMWDGPKPVIVAANGHAFGGGVGLVAAADIAIAVDSATLSFSEVRVGVVPAMISVVVLPKLGVHQAMRLFLTGARFSAAEARDYGLVHRVVPAGGLTAAVQAEVDAIALGGPNAVREAKRLIRTVSRLSMDEGFAYAEAKIAELFASPEAAEGMTAFATKRKPSWAS encoded by the coding sequence ATGACGCGGTACGAGCTGCGAGAGGGCGCGGCCTGGATCGTCCTCGACTCTCCGGAGAACCGCAACGCCCTTTCGGCCCCGCTCGTCGCCGAGGTCGGGGCCCACCTGCAAACGGCCTTTGCCGACCCCGCGGCGCGCGCGATCGTGCTGACGGGCACCGGATCGGCCTTCTGCGCCGGGGCCGACCTCAAGAACCGCGGCGACGCGGTAGCCCCGGGGAGCGGAGCGACGAACCCTTTCGTCGGGATCCTACGGGCGATGTGGGACGGCCCGAAGCCGGTGATCGTGGCCGCGAACGGCCACGCGTTCGGCGGCGGCGTCGGCCTCGTGGCCGCGGCCGACATCGCGATCGCCGTGGACTCCGCGACCCTGAGCTTCAGCGAGGTCCGGGTCGGCGTCGTTCCGGCGATGATCTCGGTGGTGGTGCTTCCGAAGCTCGGCGTGCACCAGGCGATGCGCCTCTTCCTGACCGGCGCGCGTTTCTCGGCGGCGGAGGCGCGCGACTACGGGCTCGTGCATCGGGTCGTGCCGGCGGGCGGCCTCACCGCGGCGGTGCAGGCCGAAGTCGACGCGATCGCCCTCGGCGGGCCGAACGCCGTCAGGGAAGCGAAGCGGCTGATCCGCACCGTGAGCCGGCTCTCGATGGACGAGGGCTTTGCGTACGCCGAGGCCAAGATCGCCGAGCTCTTCGCGTCGCCCGAGGCGGCGGAGGGGATGACGGCGTTCGCGACCAAGCGCAAGCCGAGCTGGGCGAGCTGA
- a CDS encoding DUF1446 domain-containing protein has product MTDILRIANCSGFYGDRLSAAREMVEGGPIDVLTGDYLAELTLMILLKDKLKDGSLGYARTFLRQLEEIAVACKERGIKIVVNAGGLNPAGCAEAARALYQKLGVHAVVAHLEGDDILSKLDALQAGGEKLTHLDQGLPLAELKAPVLSANAYLGGWGIAAALERGADLVICPRVTDAALTLGPAAWKHGWSRDDWDRLAAGVVAGHIIECGAQTTGGNYAFFKEVPDLAHPGFPIAEMRADGSFVITKHPGTGGLVSVGTVTAQLLYEIGGPLYPNPDVTARFDTIRLAQEGPDRVLVHGIKGEPPPPTTKVCVNYFGGYKNSMTFVLAGLDIEEKARLAENTLWTLVGGRERFAETRATLRRGDRPDPGTNEEAFAYLTISVKDPDAAKVGRAFSGKVVEMALASYPGFFMTSPPIDASQIGVYWPTLVPSAAVEQRLVIGGTSIPVPHVDPPATFAKPTAPAIALPPAPAGPTRDVPLGAVCGARSGDKGGNGNVGVWVRTPAAYRWLADYLTVGRLRELLSEARTLEVDRFDFPNLLALNFVLKGFLGDGVAASLRSDPQAKSLGEYLRAKVVPIPVALLG; this is encoded by the coding sequence ATGACCGACATCCTGCGCATCGCGAATTGCAGCGGCTTCTACGGCGACCGCCTGAGCGCGGCTCGCGAGATGGTCGAGGGCGGACCGATCGACGTCCTGACCGGCGACTACCTCGCCGAGCTGACGTTGATGATCCTGCTGAAGGACAAGTTGAAGGACGGATCGCTCGGCTACGCGCGCACCTTCCTCCGCCAGCTCGAGGAGATCGCGGTCGCGTGCAAGGAGCGCGGCATCAAGATCGTCGTGAACGCCGGCGGCCTGAACCCGGCCGGCTGCGCGGAAGCGGCGCGCGCGCTCTACCAGAAGCTCGGCGTCCACGCGGTCGTCGCCCACCTCGAAGGCGACGACATCCTGTCGAAGCTCGACGCGCTGCAAGCGGGCGGCGAGAAGCTCACGCACCTCGACCAGGGTCTGCCGCTCGCCGAGCTGAAGGCGCCGGTGCTGTCCGCGAATGCGTACCTCGGCGGCTGGGGCATCGCGGCCGCCCTCGAGCGCGGGGCCGACCTCGTGATCTGTCCGCGCGTCACCGACGCCGCGCTCACGCTCGGACCGGCGGCGTGGAAGCACGGCTGGAGCCGCGACGACTGGGACCGGCTCGCGGCGGGCGTCGTCGCGGGCCACATCATCGAATGCGGCGCGCAGACGACCGGCGGCAACTACGCCTTCTTCAAGGAGGTGCCCGACCTCGCGCACCCCGGGTTCCCGATCGCCGAGATGCGCGCCGACGGCAGCTTCGTGATCACCAAGCATCCCGGAACGGGCGGGCTCGTCTCGGTGGGCACCGTCACGGCGCAGCTGCTCTACGAGATCGGCGGGCCGCTCTATCCGAACCCCGACGTGACCGCGCGCTTCGACACGATCCGCCTCGCGCAGGAAGGCCCGGACCGCGTGCTCGTGCACGGCATCAAGGGCGAGCCGCCCCCGCCGACGACGAAGGTCTGCGTCAACTACTTCGGCGGCTACAAGAACAGCATGACCTTCGTGCTCGCCGGCCTCGACATCGAGGAGAAGGCCAGGCTCGCGGAAAACACGCTCTGGACCCTCGTCGGCGGACGCGAGCGCTTCGCGGAGACGCGCGCGACGCTGCGGCGCGGCGACCGTCCGGACCCGGGCACCAACGAGGAAGCCTTCGCCTACCTCACCATCAGCGTGAAGGACCCCGATGCGGCCAAGGTCGGCCGCGCGTTCTCCGGAAAGGTCGTCGAGATGGCGCTCGCGAGCTATCCCGGGTTCTTCATGACGAGCCCGCCGATCGACGCATCGCAGATCGGCGTCTACTGGCCGACGCTCGTGCCGTCGGCGGCGGTCGAGCAGCGGCTCGTAATCGGCGGGACGTCGATCCCGGTTCCGCACGTCGATCCGCCTGCGACGTTCGCGAAGCCGACGGCGCCGGCGATCGCGCTTCCCCCCGCGCCGGCGGGCCCGACGCGCGACGTGCCGCTCGGCGCGGTCTGCGGCGCGCGCTCGGGCGACAAGGGTGGCAACGGCAACGTCGGCGTCTGGGTGCGGACGCCCGCGGCGTACCGCTGGCTCGCGGACTATCTCACCGTCGGCCGCCTGCGCGAGCTGTTGAGCGAGGCGCGGACGCTCGAGGTGGACCGCTTCGACTTCCCGAACCTCCTCGCGCTCAACTTCGTGCTCAAAGGGTTCCTCGGCGACGGTGTCGCGGCTTCCCTCCGCAGCGATCCGCAAGCGAAGAGTCTCGGCGAGTACCTGCGCGCCAAGGTCGTACCGATCCCGGTCGCGCTCCTCGGCTGA